From the genome of Cytophagales bacterium WSM2-2:
GTAGAGTGATCACCTTCGCCAATGTCTTCGTTTAGCGCTGTTCTGATAAATTCTTTTAGCGCTTTGTCGGAGAGGTACTCGGGGCGTTTCATTCTTTCGTGAAACTCATCTCGTGAATGAGGTAGGCTTTTTCAACCTCACGTACACGCATCAGCACATCGAAACTGTCAGTGCCGCTTTGGTACTTTCCGATAGCGAATTGCAATCCGCCTTTGGATGAACCCGTATGCATGATATTGAATTCTGCGGGTGGATGTTTTTTAAAAAAATCACGCAGGACAAATTCGGCCTGGGTCTTGCTGAAGGTATTTACATCGCCCTCCAGGTTCAGGTCGACCGAAGAGTTGAAGTACTTTATGAGTTCTTTCGCATCCCCGGCTTTGACAGCCTCTTTCATAGGCCCAAAAATGTTTTGAGCCACGCAATGCGTCCCCGCCAACAATAAAACTGCAAAAACGACCTGGTTTTTCATTGAATAGTAGTCACCCAAAATTATGCCATAGTTGGCAGACCAAAAAATCAGTCATTAATCCCGGTTTTCTTCCTTTGGTAAATCCCCGGAAGTTGGAATAAAAGGTGATGCCTGTTGGTGAATGTGAATAGCCTTGCGGGAGAATAGAATGCAAGCAATCAGGGATGCGATTGCACCAATCCATAATCCTGGCACGTAGGAGATGAACCAGAAGTAATCGTAAGCTCCGTGGAAAAAAGTTGCGGCAAACAAACCGTACCAGACCAGGTATGATTTTCCGTGCTCAAATTTGGCTCTGCCCATATAGTAACCCATGAGGACTGCGAACGAAGCATGCGCTGGCACGGCAGTGAACATACGCATGATGGCAGTTTCAATACCACTGTTCATCACGTATAAAATGTTTTCAAGCCCGGCGAATCCAAGGCTCACGCTGACCGCATAGACAATGCCATCAAAAGGTTCGTTGAAATTTTTATTTGGATAAAGCACCCAGCGCACAAAAATGAATTTGCTGAACTCTTCTACCAACGCTACTAGAAGGAATGCATGAAAGGCCTGTTCGGTGAGACTTTTAGTGTCAATTGGGATAAGCCAATTGACAGGAATACTGATGAGCAAGGTAACTACTGTGCTCATAATGCCGAGAAAAAAGCTCAAGACCAGCAGTCGAATTGGTTCACGCTCGTACTTGTCCTTCAGATAAATGTAAAGACCGATGATCGCTCCCGGAGCTAATGCCAGGGCAAGGAGTAAGAGCTTATCCATGTGGAAGATTAATTGTCGATTACAGCCTCTACTGATTCCATTTTTGCTTCGCTGTACGGGCCATCAGTAGCGAAAACGATTTTTCCATCAGCATCAAGGATAAAAAAGTAAGGAATATCCCGCCTCTCAA
Proteins encoded in this window:
- a CDS encoding protease PrsW; the protein is MDKLLLLALALAPGAIIGLYIYLKDKYEREPIRLLVLSFFLGIMSTVVTLLISIPVNWLIPIDTKSLTEQAFHAFLLVALVEEFSKFIFVRWVLYPNKNFNEPFDGIVYAVSVSLGFAGLENILYVMNSGIETAIMRMFTAVPAHASFAVLMGYYMGRAKFEHGKSYLVWYGLFAATFFHGAYDYFWFISYVPGLWIGAIASLIACILFSRKAIHIHQQASPFIPTSGDLPKEENRD